The Lactuca sativa cultivar Salinas chromosome 2, Lsat_Salinas_v11, whole genome shotgun sequence genome includes a window with the following:
- the LOC111909024 gene encoding receptor-like protein kinase ANXUR1 isoform X4, whose translation MSLITDSQHLRIPFIDIERGTRNFNLANIIGKGGYGDVYQGELILSGKLTSVAVKRLHNRGQGVKEFLTELQLLSRYKHPNLVPLLGYCNDDNEMILVYEYAHNGSLQSNLTMDKTPFPLPWKHRINICIEAAYGLDYLHNHVEENQRVIHRDIKSANILLDHKWKARISDLGLSRICRANEDVSYVITNPCGTHGYLDPAYNDTGMLTKESDVFSFGMVLFEVMCGESCLKNVNDAGPLTATLARSCYEKGNLNDIIHPDLMKQMDSDSLNTFSKIAYECLQKDRTQRPSMGLVVEKLEKSLELQELADASELLAEDSEWQSQETEEALESLELGEASEPLAEALESQAFPEVWKSSLARSLETQVQLTK comes from the exons ATGTCGCTCATTACAGACTCACAGCACCTGAGAATACCCTTTATTGATATTGAAAGAGGCACCAGAAACTTCAACTTGGCAAACATTATTGGAAAGGGTGGGTATGGAGATGTTTACCAAGGAGAACTCATACTTTCTGGTAAACTTACTTCTGTGGCTGTAAAGCGATTACATAACCGTGGTCAAGGTGTTAAGGAGTTCTTAACCGAGCTTCAATTGCTCTCCCGTTATAAACATCCAAACCTTGTCCCCCTTCTTGGTTACTGCAATGATGACAATGAAATGATCCTTGTTTACGAGTATGCCCATAACGGAAGCCTCCAGAGTAACCTAACTATGGATAAGACCCCGTTTCCACTTCCATGGAAGCATCGAATCAatatatgcatcgaggcagcctATGGTTTGGATTATCTCCATAACCATGTTGAAGAAAATCAGAGAGTTATCCATAGAGATATAAAGAGTGCGAATATTCTGCTTGATCACAAATGGAAAGCTAGGATTTCGGATTTAGGACTTTCGAGGATATGTCGTGCAAATGAAGATGTAAGTTATGTCATTACAAATCCTTGTGGCACACATGGTTATTTGGATCCAGCCTACAATGATACAGGGATGCTCACAAAAGAATCGGATGTTTTTTCATTTGGGATGGTATTGTTTGAAGTCATGTGTGGCGAGTCTTGCTTGAAGAATGTAAATGATGCAGGACCATTAACAGCCACACTAGCTCGCAGTTGCTACGAAAAAGGAAATTTAAATGATATTATTCATCCGGATTTGATGAAGCAAATGGACTCCGATTCGTTGAATACTTTCTCCAAGATTGCATATGAATGCTTGCAGAAAGATAGGACACAACGACCCTCCATGGGTTTGGTTGTAGAAAAGCTTGAGAAATCTTTGGAATTGCAA GAACTTGCGGATGCATCGGAATTACTTGCTGAAGATTCGGAATGGCAATCACAG GAAACTGAGGAAGCATTGGAGTCACTG GAACTTGGGGAAGCATCGGAACCACTTGCTGAAGCATTGGAATCACAGGCAT TCCCTGAAGTATGGAAATCATCACTTGCCAGATCATTGGAAACACAG
- the LOC111909024 gene encoding receptor-like protein kinase ANXUR1 isoform X6 has product MSLITDSQHLRIPFIDIERGTRNFNLANIIGKGGYGDVYQGELILSGKLTSVAVKRLHNRGQGVKEFLTELQLLSRYKHPNLVPLLGYCNDDNEMILVYEYAHNGSLQSNLTMDKTPFPLPWKHRINICIEAAYGLDYLHNHVEENQRVIHRDIKSANILLDHKWKARISDLGLSRICRANEDVSYVITNPCGTHGYLDPAYNDTGMLTKESDVFSFGMVLFEVMCGESCLKNVNDAGPLTATLARSCYEKGNLNDIIHPDLMKQMDSDSLNTFSKIAYECLQKDRTQRPSMGLVVEKLEKSLELQELADASELLAEDSEWQSQELGEASEPLAEALESQAFPEVWKSSLARSLETQVQLTK; this is encoded by the exons ATGTCGCTCATTACAGACTCACAGCACCTGAGAATACCCTTTATTGATATTGAAAGAGGCACCAGAAACTTCAACTTGGCAAACATTATTGGAAAGGGTGGGTATGGAGATGTTTACCAAGGAGAACTCATACTTTCTGGTAAACTTACTTCTGTGGCTGTAAAGCGATTACATAACCGTGGTCAAGGTGTTAAGGAGTTCTTAACCGAGCTTCAATTGCTCTCCCGTTATAAACATCCAAACCTTGTCCCCCTTCTTGGTTACTGCAATGATGACAATGAAATGATCCTTGTTTACGAGTATGCCCATAACGGAAGCCTCCAGAGTAACCTAACTATGGATAAGACCCCGTTTCCACTTCCATGGAAGCATCGAATCAatatatgcatcgaggcagcctATGGTTTGGATTATCTCCATAACCATGTTGAAGAAAATCAGAGAGTTATCCATAGAGATATAAAGAGTGCGAATATTCTGCTTGATCACAAATGGAAAGCTAGGATTTCGGATTTAGGACTTTCGAGGATATGTCGTGCAAATGAAGATGTAAGTTATGTCATTACAAATCCTTGTGGCACACATGGTTATTTGGATCCAGCCTACAATGATACAGGGATGCTCACAAAAGAATCGGATGTTTTTTCATTTGGGATGGTATTGTTTGAAGTCATGTGTGGCGAGTCTTGCTTGAAGAATGTAAATGATGCAGGACCATTAACAGCCACACTAGCTCGCAGTTGCTACGAAAAAGGAAATTTAAATGATATTATTCATCCGGATTTGATGAAGCAAATGGACTCCGATTCGTTGAATACTTTCTCCAAGATTGCATATGAATGCTTGCAGAAAGATAGGACACAACGACCCTCCATGGGTTTGGTTGTAGAAAAGCTTGAGAAATCTTTGGAATTGCAA GAACTTGCGGATGCATCGGAATTACTTGCTGAAGATTCGGAATGGCAATCACAG GAACTTGGGGAAGCATCGGAACCACTTGCTGAAGCATTGGAATCACAGGCAT TCCCTGAAGTATGGAAATCATCACTTGCCAGATCATTGGAAACACAG
- the LOC111909024 gene encoding receptor-like protein kinase ANXUR1 isoform X3 has protein sequence MSLITDSQHLRIPFIDIERGTRNFNLANIIGKGGYGDVYQGELILSGKLTSVAVKRLHNRGQGVKEFLTELQLLSRYKHPNLVPLLGYCNDDNEMILVYEYAHNGSLQSNLTMDKTPFPLPWKHRINICIEAAYGLDYLHNHVEENQRVIHRDIKSANILLDHKWKARISDLGLSRICRANEDVSYVITNPCGTHGYLDPAYNDTGMLTKESDVFSFGMVLFEVMCGESCLKNVNDAGPLTATLARSCYEKGNLNDIIHPDLMKQMDSDSLNTFSKIAYECLQKDRTQRPSMGLVVEKLEKSLELQELADASELLAEDSEWQSQETEEALESLELGEASEPLAEALESQAFPEVWKSSLARSLETQAFAQLVLTRNMGR, from the exons ATGTCGCTCATTACAGACTCACAGCACCTGAGAATACCCTTTATTGATATTGAAAGAGGCACCAGAAACTTCAACTTGGCAAACATTATTGGAAAGGGTGGGTATGGAGATGTTTACCAAGGAGAACTCATACTTTCTGGTAAACTTACTTCTGTGGCTGTAAAGCGATTACATAACCGTGGTCAAGGTGTTAAGGAGTTCTTAACCGAGCTTCAATTGCTCTCCCGTTATAAACATCCAAACCTTGTCCCCCTTCTTGGTTACTGCAATGATGACAATGAAATGATCCTTGTTTACGAGTATGCCCATAACGGAAGCCTCCAGAGTAACCTAACTATGGATAAGACCCCGTTTCCACTTCCATGGAAGCATCGAATCAatatatgcatcgaggcagcctATGGTTTGGATTATCTCCATAACCATGTTGAAGAAAATCAGAGAGTTATCCATAGAGATATAAAGAGTGCGAATATTCTGCTTGATCACAAATGGAAAGCTAGGATTTCGGATTTAGGACTTTCGAGGATATGTCGTGCAAATGAAGATGTAAGTTATGTCATTACAAATCCTTGTGGCACACATGGTTATTTGGATCCAGCCTACAATGATACAGGGATGCTCACAAAAGAATCGGATGTTTTTTCATTTGGGATGGTATTGTTTGAAGTCATGTGTGGCGAGTCTTGCTTGAAGAATGTAAATGATGCAGGACCATTAACAGCCACACTAGCTCGCAGTTGCTACGAAAAAGGAAATTTAAATGATATTATTCATCCGGATTTGATGAAGCAAATGGACTCCGATTCGTTGAATACTTTCTCCAAGATTGCATATGAATGCTTGCAGAAAGATAGGACACAACGACCCTCCATGGGTTTGGTTGTAGAAAAGCTTGAGAAATCTTTGGAATTGCAA GAACTTGCGGATGCATCGGAATTACTTGCTGAAGATTCGGAATGGCAATCACAG GAAACTGAGGAAGCATTGGAGTCACTG GAACTTGGGGAAGCATCGGAACCACTTGCTGAAGCATTGGAATCACAGGCAT TCCCTGAAGTATGGAAATCATCACTTGCCAGATCATTGGAAACACAG
- the LOC111909024 gene encoding receptor-like protein kinase ANXUR1 isoform X5, with translation MSLITDSQHLRIPFIDIERGTRNFNLANIIGKGGYGDVYQGELILSGKLTSVAVKRLHNRGQGVKEFLTELQLLSRYKHPNLVPLLGYCNDDNEMILVYEYAHNGSLQSNLTMDKTPFPLPWKHRINICIEAAYGLDYLHNHVEENQRVIHRDIKSANILLDHKWKARISDLGLSRICRANEDVSYVITNPCGTHGYLDPAYNDTGMLTKESDVFSFGMVLFEVMCGESCLKNVNDAGPLTATLARSCYEKGNLNDIIHPDLMKQMDSDSLNTFSKIAYECLQKDRTQRPSMGLVVEKLEKSLELQELADASELLAEDSEWQSQELGEASEPLAEALESQAFPEVWKSSLARSLETQAFAQLVLTRNMGR, from the exons ATGTCGCTCATTACAGACTCACAGCACCTGAGAATACCCTTTATTGATATTGAAAGAGGCACCAGAAACTTCAACTTGGCAAACATTATTGGAAAGGGTGGGTATGGAGATGTTTACCAAGGAGAACTCATACTTTCTGGTAAACTTACTTCTGTGGCTGTAAAGCGATTACATAACCGTGGTCAAGGTGTTAAGGAGTTCTTAACCGAGCTTCAATTGCTCTCCCGTTATAAACATCCAAACCTTGTCCCCCTTCTTGGTTACTGCAATGATGACAATGAAATGATCCTTGTTTACGAGTATGCCCATAACGGAAGCCTCCAGAGTAACCTAACTATGGATAAGACCCCGTTTCCACTTCCATGGAAGCATCGAATCAatatatgcatcgaggcagcctATGGTTTGGATTATCTCCATAACCATGTTGAAGAAAATCAGAGAGTTATCCATAGAGATATAAAGAGTGCGAATATTCTGCTTGATCACAAATGGAAAGCTAGGATTTCGGATTTAGGACTTTCGAGGATATGTCGTGCAAATGAAGATGTAAGTTATGTCATTACAAATCCTTGTGGCACACATGGTTATTTGGATCCAGCCTACAATGATACAGGGATGCTCACAAAAGAATCGGATGTTTTTTCATTTGGGATGGTATTGTTTGAAGTCATGTGTGGCGAGTCTTGCTTGAAGAATGTAAATGATGCAGGACCATTAACAGCCACACTAGCTCGCAGTTGCTACGAAAAAGGAAATTTAAATGATATTATTCATCCGGATTTGATGAAGCAAATGGACTCCGATTCGTTGAATACTTTCTCCAAGATTGCATATGAATGCTTGCAGAAAGATAGGACACAACGACCCTCCATGGGTTTGGTTGTAGAAAAGCTTGAGAAATCTTTGGAATTGCAA GAACTTGCGGATGCATCGGAATTACTTGCTGAAGATTCGGAATGGCAATCACAG GAACTTGGGGAAGCATCGGAACCACTTGCTGAAGCATTGGAATCACAGGCAT TCCCTGAAGTATGGAAATCATCACTTGCCAGATCATTGGAAACACAG